A DNA window from Plasmodium vinckei vinckei genome assembly, chromosome: PVVCY_10 contains the following coding sequences:
- a CDS encoding subunit of proteaseome activator complex, putative: MESLVSKIDKIDPSDPKIKEEYNKFKYDITKQTIESLKERIPARIIFFNNLVNVNSEPGTVLNVNDLDSTSYKYKIEKLEENARKKAKVNKSDKNDDDDDTYIKNFPNNEDSKIIVNDQLVYTHYVPSHKQIYNELEKIKSYASELIEMIGNIKLWIQLNVPRIEDGNNFGVGIQEEAIQELARVEESAFNLYDAIVKYYMERAKISTKVIKYPNVVDYQEAIREIDEKEWIHIKITIIDMRNNYIMLYDLLCKNWEKVVKPKNEDAHNRMTF; this comes from the coding sequence ATGGAGAGCCTTGTAAGTAAAATTGATAAGATTGATCCATCAGATCCTAAAATAAAGGAAGAatacaataaatttaaatatgatataacAAAACAAACTATAGAATCATTAAAAGAAAGAATACCAGCaagaataatattttttaataatttagtaAATGTAAATTCAGAACCTGGAACTGTACTAAATGTAAATGATTTAGATAGTACatcttataaatataaaatagaaaagttagaagaaaatgcaagaaaaaaagctaaagtaaataaatccgataaaaatgatgatgatgatgatacatatataaaaaatttcccaaataatgaagataGTAAAATTATTGTAAATGACCAATTAGTATATACACATTATGTACCATCacataaacaaatttataatgaactagaaaaaataaaatcatatGCATCAGAACTAATTGAAATGAtaggaaatataaaattatggaTACAATTAAATGTGCCAAGAATAGAAGATGGTAATAATTTTGGTGTTGGAATTCAAGAAGAAGCAATTCAAGAATTAGCGAGAGTTGAAGAAAGtgcatttaatttatatgatgctattgttaaatattatatggaaCGAGCAAAAATATCAACTaaagttataaaatatcCAAATGTTGTAGATTATCAAGAAGCTATTAGAGAAATTGATGAAAAAGAATGGAttcatattaaaattacaaTTATAGATATgagaaataattatattatgctTTATGATTTGTTATGTAAAAATTGGGAAAAAGTTGTTAAACCCAAAAATGAGGATGCTCATAATAGAATGACTTTTTAA